One Myxococcales bacterium genomic region harbors:
- a CDS encoding sigma-70 family RNA polymerase sigma factor yields the protein MSTDDEWRAVVGELRAEEAPYQSPAFARLHAMAEGDARGLLAGFVRQGKLDEARIHDLVGDWLLRDGRLDALLASDQGRPRQLFATSILRTALSWIRRKAGKVVEPGAGVELGVPPPDHVFLVHARQRLSALAPRDRDVIVAVHAGEDREALARYYGISRAAIDQIVSRARRTLGAE from the coding sequence GTGAGCACGGACGACGAGTGGCGCGCGGTCGTGGGCGAGCTTCGAGCCGAGGAGGCTCCGTACCAGTCGCCGGCGTTTGCGCGCCTCCATGCGATGGCCGAGGGGGATGCGCGGGGGCTGCTCGCCGGCTTCGTTCGCCAGGGCAAGCTCGACGAGGCCCGAATCCATGACCTCGTCGGAGACTGGTTGCTCCGCGATGGTCGGCTCGACGCGCTGCTCGCGTCCGATCAGGGGCGGCCTCGGCAGCTCTTCGCCACGTCGATCCTACGCACCGCGCTGAGCTGGATACGCCGCAAGGCAGGCAAGGTCGTCGAGCCTGGCGCTGGCGTCGAGCTCGGCGTGCCGCCGCCAGACCACGTGTTCTTGGTCCACGCGCGTCAGAGGCTCTCGGCCCTCGCCCCACGCGACCGCGACGTGATCGTGGCCGTGCACGCCGGCGAGGATCGCGAGGCGCTCGCGCGGTACTACGGAATCTCCCGCGCCGCGATCGATCAAATCGTGAGCCGCGCCCGGCGCACCCTGGGGGCCGAGTGA
- a CDS encoding DEAD/DEAH box helicase codes for MIASVSYDERLALVDAAAPIDPHDHQRATWDRLDSAFLDRKRSAGMVVLPTGAGKTVTAAHWLLRHEIANGGRVLWLAHRQSLLRQGFDTFKKLANLAYPTKKSLDLIAVSSEFKRWSNVSREHDVVFASIQSSVMEQNRGFVKELLADARAGATVVVDEAHHAVAPKTYGLLSEIKKAGVRLLGLTATPIRMDPDEDKRLGMLFEDIVHQVSRRSLVDAGILAVPVTETVKTEVSVEREMSAEDLAYLDRYGELAPSVLARLGKNAHRNALIVEHYLKNRERYGATIMFAADTLHAQTLAQELSKHPGVRADYVDYSRRDAASVIERYARKELDVIVNVQMLTEGFDAPHTRTVFICRPTRSESLVVQMVGRALRGPRAGGNAKANLVTFLDTWQQYDVLGPEYALDCMDVPPPEEVARAHTPMVLIPPELVRDAYRLLQSNVKGQLVGVHACVPHGWYRWEEIFEDDVQSRTVMVFDSQRDALEALLAEHTSPSSIPEHVTEDLACSLIRKHFADIPDPLPRWADVKALLDARRKGCEVSYVTFEEKLAFDPTALAKHVVEGNLGPREEADFLAGVWASQPACPVVYRNDEAAFREEVGRERTKLLNASIERPRTAPEVTNIVPKGPPRAFEPGRGRDLQELLAAVLEQKRHFPGGAPMLGSLRWMERPNQRLWGFFRYEDKCLALNPILDSPDVPRFVVELVMFHELLHADMPSAGHNASFRARERGFVPSATAIEEARALGLVPSSASAVDFWRVRAEMFLDTFERYFEWKRPTPTY; via the coding sequence ATGATCGCCTCTGTTTCCTACGACGAGCGCCTCGCTCTCGTCGACGCCGCCGCCCCCATCGACCCCCACGACCACCAGCGCGCCACGTGGGATCGCCTCGACAGTGCGTTTCTCGACCGGAAGCGCTCGGCAGGCATGGTCGTCCTCCCGACCGGTGCCGGCAAGACCGTCACCGCGGCCCACTGGCTTCTGCGCCACGAGATCGCCAATGGGGGCCGCGTGCTCTGGCTGGCCCACCGGCAGTCCCTGCTTCGCCAAGGGTTCGATACCTTCAAGAAGCTCGCCAACCTCGCGTACCCCACGAAGAAGTCGCTCGACCTCATCGCGGTGTCCTCGGAGTTCAAGCGCTGGTCGAACGTGAGCCGCGAGCACGATGTCGTTTTCGCCTCGATCCAGTCTTCGGTGATGGAACAGAACCGAGGCTTCGTGAAGGAGCTTCTGGCCGACGCGCGGGCGGGCGCCACCGTCGTGGTCGACGAAGCCCATCACGCCGTCGCGCCGAAAACCTACGGTCTCCTGTCGGAGATCAAAAAGGCCGGGGTTCGGCTCCTCGGGCTCACGGCGACGCCCATCCGAATGGACCCGGACGAGGACAAGCGGCTCGGCATGCTGTTCGAGGACATCGTCCACCAGGTGAGCCGGCGCTCGCTCGTCGACGCAGGGATCCTCGCCGTTCCGGTTACCGAGACGGTGAAGACCGAGGTGAGCGTCGAGCGCGAGATGAGCGCCGAGGACCTCGCCTACCTCGATCGCTACGGCGAGCTCGCCCCGAGCGTGCTCGCGAGGCTCGGCAAGAACGCGCACCGAAACGCGCTCATCGTCGAGCACTACCTCAAGAACAGGGAGCGTTACGGCGCGACCATCATGTTCGCGGCCGACACGCTCCACGCGCAGACCCTCGCCCAAGAGCTCTCGAAGCACCCCGGCGTCCGCGCGGACTACGTAGACTACAGCCGTCGCGACGCGGCCTCCGTGATCGAGCGCTACGCTCGCAAGGAGCTCGACGTCATCGTGAACGTGCAGATGCTGACGGAGGGGTTCGACGCGCCACACACGCGGACGGTGTTCATCTGCCGGCCCACGCGCTCGGAGAGCCTCGTCGTCCAGATGGTGGGGCGCGCCCTGCGGGGCCCGCGGGCGGGCGGCAACGCGAAGGCGAACCTCGTCACGTTCTTGGACACCTGGCAGCAGTACGACGTGCTCGGGCCCGAGTATGCGCTCGACTGCATGGACGTGCCGCCCCCCGAGGAGGTGGCGCGGGCCCATACGCCCATGGTGCTCATTCCGCCGGAGCTCGTGCGCGATGCGTACCGGCTCCTCCAGAGCAACGTGAAGGGGCAGCTCGTGGGTGTTCACGCGTGCGTGCCTCACGGGTGGTACCGTTGGGAAGAGATCTTCGAGGACGACGTGCAGTCGCGCACCGTCATGGTGTTCGACTCGCAGCGAGATGCGCTCGAGGCGTTGCTGGCCGAGCATACGAGCCCCTCGAGCATCCCCGAGCACGTCACCGAAGACCTGGCGTGCTCGTTGATTCGCAAGCACTTCGCCGACATCCCCGACCCCTTGCCCCGATGGGCGGACGTGAAGGCGCTCCTCGACGCGCGTCGCAAAGGGTGCGAAGTGAGCTACGTCACGTTCGAGGAGAAGCTCGCCTTCGACCCGACGGCGCTCGCGAAGCATGTCGTAGAGGGGAACCTCGGTCCCCGGGAAGAGGCCGACTTCCTCGCCGGAGTGTGGGCGAGCCAGCCCGCCTGTCCCGTCGTGTACCGGAACGACGAGGCGGCCTTCCGCGAGGAGGTCGGACGCGAGCGAACGAAGCTCCTCAACGCGTCGATCGAACGACCCCGCACGGCTCCCGAGGTCACGAACATCGTGCCCAAGGGCCCCCCGCGAGCGTTCGAGCCAGGTCGGGGAAGGGATCTCCAAGAGCTGCTCGCGGCCGTCCTCGAGCAGAAGCGCCACTTCCCCGGCGGCGCGCCCATGCTCGGATCGTTGCGGTGGATGGAGCGACCAAACCAAAGGCTTTGGGGTTTCTTTCGGTACGAGGACAAGTGCCTCGCGCTCAACCCGATCCTCGATTCCCCCGACGTCCCCCGCTTCGTGGTCGAACTGGTCATGTTCCACGAGCTCCTGCACGCCGACATGCCGAGCGCGGGCCACAACGCGTCGTTTCGTGCGCGCGAGCGAGGGTTCGTCCCGAGCGCCACGGCCATCGAGGAGGCACGAGCGCTGGGCCTTGTCCCAAGCTCGGCCTCGGCCGTCGACTTCTGGCGCGTACGCGCGGAGATGTTCCTCGACACCTTCGAGCGCTACTTCGAGTGGAAACGGCCGACACCCACGTATTGA
- a CDS encoding ATP-binding protein: protein MPHRKLPVDVKLAVLVGALLLASALAQRVLIRWALSPYETELRAIGLIEAHSSLAVAAVRERMILAIGAPLVACALGTGLVLGALARRRVRPLVVAMREVSKGALDTELPVPLDPDFADVRETFDTMRLALAEALGKLAAVDAQRRRLFADLAHELANPTSAIMGLVDTLGAPALCEDPAVRARLLVSLEGEATRLGRLVADVRDLAELEDPDVPCLREPVDLGAVVAEAAARFALLEGARIDVATEPSPILADGSRIEQVLANLVTNARRHTPHDGTVRVRVASNEGTATLVVEDSGPGVPDELLSRLGERLLRLDPSRDRRTGGTGLGLSIVRSIAARHDATLTFDRGDLGGLRVTLVFAAAGARVATPG from the coding sequence ATGCCCCACCGCAAGCTGCCGGTCGACGTGAAGCTCGCCGTGCTCGTCGGCGCGCTCCTCCTCGCGAGCGCGCTCGCGCAGCGGGTGCTCATTCGGTGGGCGCTCTCGCCCTACGAGACCGAGCTCCGTGCCATCGGGCTCATCGAGGCGCACTCGTCGCTCGCCGTCGCCGCGGTCCGCGAGCGCATGATCCTCGCCATCGGCGCGCCGCTCGTGGCGTGTGCCCTCGGGACCGGCCTCGTGCTCGGCGCGCTCGCGCGTCGTCGTGTGAGGCCGCTCGTGGTCGCGATGCGCGAGGTGTCCAAGGGCGCGCTCGACACCGAGCTCCCCGTGCCGCTCGATCCGGACTTCGCCGACGTGCGCGAGACGTTCGACACCATGCGCCTCGCGCTCGCCGAGGCGCTCGGGAAGCTCGCCGCCGTCGACGCCCAAAGGCGCCGTCTTTTCGCGGACTTGGCGCATGAGCTCGCGAACCCCACGTCGGCCATCATGGGCCTCGTCGACACGCTCGGCGCGCCGGCCCTGTGCGAGGATCCCGCCGTCCGCGCGCGGCTCCTCGTGTCGCTCGAGGGCGAGGCCACGCGGCTCGGGCGCCTCGTCGCCGACGTGCGCGACCTCGCCGAGCTCGAAGATCCCGACGTGCCGTGCCTGCGGGAGCCCGTCGATCTCGGCGCCGTGGTGGCCGAGGCCGCGGCCCGCTTCGCGCTGCTCGAAGGGGCCCGCATCGACGTCGCGACCGAGCCCTCGCCCATCCTCGCCGATGGCTCGCGCATCGAGCAGGTCCTCGCGAACCTCGTCACCAACGCCCGTCGTCACACTCCCCACGACGGCACGGTGCGCGTGCGTGTCGCCTCGAACGAGGGGACGGCCACCCTCGTTGTCGAGGACAGCGGCCCCGGCGTGCCCGACGAGCTCCTCTCGCGCCTTGGAGAGCGCCTCCTGCGCCTCGACCCGTCCCGCGATCGCCGCACCGGCGGCACCGGCCTCGGCCTCTCGATCGTCCGCTCGATCGCCGCCCGCCACGACGCCACGCTCACCTTCGACCGCGGCGACCTCGGCGGCCTGCGGGTCACGTTGGTGTTCGCTGCGGCGGGGGCTCGCGTGGCCACGCCGGGGTGA
- a CDS encoding virulence RhuM family protein, which yields MTRKKKPSVSLVRSSAAEYLTFVAAAGAGGVEAIYADENVWLSQKMMAQLYDVEVPTINYHLKKVFEDSELEEKSVVRNFRITAADGKTYETKHYDLSATIAVGYKVNSERAVQFRKWATRVVAEFTIKGFAMDDERLKRGGSVLSDKYFEEQLQRVREIRISERKFYQKITDIYATSVDYDVTAQATKRFFATVQNKLHWAIHGQTAAEIIVDRADATKDHMGLHTWTDAPHGKIQKFDVVVAKNYLTEPELAQLSRLVNAYLDVAEDMALRKMPMTMQDWETRLNRFLAATDREVLQDAGKVTAEIAKAHAESEFEKYRIVQDRLFESDFDRVVAETKRLGEGAPTPKPSKKKHP from the coding sequence GTGACCCGCAAGAAGAAGCCGTCCGTATCTCTCGTCCGCTCCTCGGCCGCCGAGTACCTGACCTTCGTGGCGGCCGCGGGCGCGGGCGGCGTCGAGGCGATCTACGCCGACGAGAACGTCTGGCTCAGCCAGAAGATGATGGCGCAGCTCTACGACGTGGAGGTGCCGACCATCAACTACCACCTGAAGAAGGTGTTCGAGGACAGCGAGCTGGAGGAGAAATCAGTTGTTCGAAATTTTCGAATAACTGCCGCCGACGGGAAGACCTACGAGACGAAACACTACGACCTCTCGGCCACCATCGCCGTCGGCTACAAGGTCAACTCCGAGCGGGCGGTGCAGTTCCGCAAGTGGGCCACGCGTGTCGTCGCGGAGTTCACCATCAAGGGCTTCGCGATGGACGACGAGCGCCTCAAGCGCGGCGGCTCCGTCCTGAGCGACAAGTACTTCGAGGAGCAGCTCCAGCGCGTCCGGGAGATCCGCATCTCGGAGCGCAAGTTCTACCAGAAGATCACGGACATCTACGCCACGTCGGTCGACTACGACGTGACCGCGCAGGCCACGAAGCGCTTCTTCGCGACGGTGCAGAACAAGCTGCACTGGGCCATTCACGGGCAGACGGCCGCCGAGATCATCGTCGATCGCGCGGATGCGACCAAGGACCACATGGGGCTTCACACCTGGACCGACGCGCCCCACGGGAAGATCCAGAAGTTCGACGTGGTCGTGGCCAAGAACTACCTGACGGAGCCAGAGCTTGCGCAGCTCTCCCGCCTGGTGAACGCCTACCTCGACGTTGCCGAGGACATGGCGCTTCGCAAGATGCCCATGACCATGCAGGACTGGGAGACGCGCCTGAACCGCTTCCTCGCGGCCACCGATCGCGAGGTTCTACAGGACGCCGGCAAGGTCACCGCCGAGATCGCCAAGGCGCACGCCGAGAGCGAGTTCGAGAAATACCGCATCGTGCAGGACCGCCTCTTCGAGAGCGACTTCGACCGCGTCGTGGCGGAGACCAAACGCCTTGGCGAGGGCGCCCCCACGCCCAAACCGAGCAAGAAAAAGCATCCCTGA
- a CDS encoding FHA domain-containing protein produces MPSEVEAELIQLMVRASAGTSDASWRAHETPPFVALTLAAQRQNDLALHLLLALVHCSDESTSAAAARALCATANSDALLGLALIATRRHEVAPAVQRLIDTKGVVRAARSSLAQVQERLAHRGHPQTGPSPGPQAPPCALEPEDDTQAALLRASELALEKARSDLIERLPRYEADIARTWGWVECIGTILRISQRLEVIARESIQLVGAQLGMEGDQLVRAVTGSTLSLGRSSLGILLLVLSRISPNEVCPAQGLHADASATDSVLGRFVAVRNRIVHQLDASGTVPTRSAGAEDANARRASRQVLRQLGDILRWLPSDWTVAHIEAVDEPAAVVFPSSKLRRFAILDELHIGRHRDADVRVDSDVVSRSHLTIRGPRDGQPAVLQDHSSSGTLLNGMPVDGKADLADGDSITVGPVTFVYRRGQ; encoded by the coding sequence ATGCCGTCGGAAGTGGAAGCCGAGCTCATTCAGCTCATGGTTCGTGCATCAGCCGGCACCAGCGATGCGAGCTGGCGCGCCCACGAGACACCACCGTTCGTTGCACTGACACTCGCCGCGCAGCGGCAGAACGATCTGGCGCTCCATCTGCTTCTGGCGCTGGTGCATTGCAGCGACGAATCCACGTCCGCAGCGGCGGCTCGCGCGCTCTGCGCCACTGCGAACAGTGACGCACTCCTCGGTCTCGCGCTGATCGCTACGCGACGACACGAGGTCGCCCCAGCCGTTCAGCGGCTCATCGACACGAAGGGGGTCGTCCGAGCGGCCCGCTCGTCGCTCGCGCAGGTTCAGGAGCGACTCGCCCATCGAGGGCATCCTCAGACTGGCCCATCGCCTGGCCCACAAGCGCCGCCATGCGCATTGGAGCCCGAAGACGATACCCAAGCGGCGCTTCTTCGAGCCTCCGAGCTCGCCCTTGAGAAAGCGCGCTCGGACCTTATCGAGCGCCTGCCCAGATACGAAGCAGACATCGCGCGTACGTGGGGCTGGGTCGAGTGCATCGGCACCATTCTCCGAATCTCGCAGCGCCTCGAGGTGATCGCCAGGGAGTCTATACAACTTGTCGGCGCCCAGCTCGGTATGGAGGGCGATCAGCTTGTGCGAGCCGTGACCGGGAGCACGCTTTCTCTCGGTCGAAGCTCCCTGGGCATTCTCCTCCTGGTGCTTTCCCGCATCTCCCCGAACGAGGTCTGTCCGGCGCAGGGTCTGCATGCGGATGCTTCCGCTACGGACTCGGTTCTTGGTCGATTTGTCGCGGTTCGCAATCGGATCGTGCACCAGCTCGACGCTTCTGGAACAGTCCCCACGCGCTCTGCGGGAGCGGAGGACGCCAACGCGCGACGTGCAAGCCGCCAAGTGCTGCGTCAACTGGGGGACATCTTGCGTTGGCTCCCATCCGACTGGACGGTCGCGCACATCGAGGCCGTGGATGAGCCCGCCGCCGTCGTCTTTCCTTCTTCGAAGCTCCGTCGATTCGCGATCCTAGACGAGCTCCACATCGGGCGCCACCGCGACGCCGACGTACGAGTAGACAGCGACGTGGTCTCGCGGTCTCATCTCACCATACGGGGTCCGCGCGACGGCCAACCGGCCGTCCTCCAGGACCACTCCTCCAGCGGCACCCTCTTGAACGGGATGCCCGTTGACGGAAAAGCCGACCTCGCCGACGGAGACAGCATCACGGTGGGGCCCGTGACCTTCGTCTACCGCAGGGGCCAGTAG
- a CDS encoding radical SAM protein: MLGLPVNFHVLKACNASCQYCFARFPETRGRLSKADAIEVMRRVREAGAEKMNFVGGEPTLHRDIGDLILAAKELGFVTGIVSNGAKLEALLDSRAGSMLDWVGLSIDSSTDEGNALIGRGGAGYVAQVVTCARKARSNGALVKLNTVVTRHNVHEDMSEIVRSIAPQRWKLFQVLRVEGQNEATVDDLLIDASAFHAFVVRHQGRLGQAVNVVPEDNHAMTDSYAMIDPEGRFFGNTGGVHCVGESILERGAVGALASVGFSTDKLVRRGGKFDWERPDRRHLPVL; encoded by the coding sequence ATGCTTGGTCTTCCCGTCAATTTTCATGTTCTCAAGGCGTGCAACGCGAGCTGCCAATACTGCTTCGCTCGCTTCCCGGAGACGAGGGGGCGCCTGTCCAAGGCCGATGCCATCGAGGTCATGCGCCGCGTGCGAGAGGCGGGGGCCGAGAAGATGAACTTCGTCGGCGGTGAGCCGACGCTGCATCGTGACATAGGCGACCTGATCCTCGCGGCGAAGGAGTTGGGCTTCGTGACCGGCATCGTCAGCAACGGTGCCAAGCTCGAGGCCCTCCTCGATTCACGCGCCGGCTCGATGCTCGATTGGGTGGGCCTCTCCATCGACTCGTCGACGGACGAAGGCAACGCGCTCATCGGCAGGGGAGGCGCAGGCTACGTGGCGCAGGTCGTGACGTGCGCGCGCAAGGCTCGCTCCAACGGCGCTCTCGTGAAGCTGAACACCGTGGTTACCCGCCACAACGTTCACGAGGACATGAGTGAGATCGTCCGATCTATCGCCCCCCAACGGTGGAAGCTCTTCCAGGTCCTTCGCGTCGAAGGACAAAACGAGGCCACAGTCGACGACTTGCTCATCGACGCCTCTGCCTTCCATGCGTTCGTCGTTCGGCATCAGGGCCGCCTCGGCCAAGCCGTCAACGTGGTCCCGGAGGACAACCATGCCATGACGGACTCGTATGCGATGATCGATCCCGAGGGGCGCTTCTTCGGCAACACGGGGGGCGTTCACTGCGTAGGCGAGTCGATCCTCGAGCGGGGGGCCGTAGGAGCTCTCGCGTCGGTCGGGTTCTCCACGGACAAGCTCGTCCGCCGCGGCGGCAAGTTCGACTGGGAGCGTCCGGACCGTCGGCACCTACCCGTCCTGTAG
- a CDS encoding response regulator transcription factor, whose protein sequence is MGEPLDVLLVEDDPSLREVLAIHFGAEGWVVRVTGDGLDAIAQCQARAPHVAVLDVSLPGASGIEICQHLRGGYAPAPGVVMVTARGSEVDVLLGLEVGADDYVVKPCRPREVVARVRALARRVRPELAGARATAVRALGPLVVDTGAMRVTVNGAEVKLTATELSLLVELSARPDVVHPRSELLKSVFGLTHEGYARNVDCHVARLRKKLEVAGLGESPIHTVHGIGYRFLVPKDA, encoded by the coding sequence ATGGGTGAGCCTCTCGACGTGCTCCTCGTGGAAGACGATCCCTCCTTGCGCGAGGTGCTCGCGATCCACTTCGGCGCCGAAGGCTGGGTCGTGCGTGTCACGGGAGACGGCCTCGACGCCATCGCCCAGTGCCAGGCGCGCGCGCCGCACGTCGCCGTGCTCGACGTGTCGCTCCCGGGCGCCTCGGGCATCGAGATCTGCCAGCACCTCCGCGGCGGGTACGCTCCCGCCCCCGGTGTGGTCATGGTCACGGCGCGCGGCTCCGAGGTCGACGTGCTGCTCGGCCTCGAGGTCGGCGCCGACGACTACGTCGTGAAACCTTGCCGCCCGCGGGAGGTCGTCGCCCGGGTGCGCGCCCTCGCCCGCAGGGTGCGGCCCGAGCTCGCCGGGGCACGCGCCACCGCCGTCCGCGCGCTCGGCCCGCTCGTCGTCGACACGGGCGCCATGCGCGTCACCGTGAACGGCGCCGAGGTGAAGCTCACGGCCACCGAGCTTTCTCTCCTCGTGGAGCTCTCGGCCCGGCCCGACGTCGTCCACCCCCGGAGCGAGCTCTTGAAGTCGGTATTCGGGCTCACCCACGAGGGATATGCGAGAAACGTCGATTGCCACGTGGCGCGGCTCCGCAAGAAGCTCGAGGTCGCGGGGCTCGGGGAGAGCCCCATCCACACCGTGCACGGAATAGGGTATCGGTTCCTCGTGCCGAAGGACGCGTGA
- a CDS encoding AAA family ATPase, whose translation MKRLRIASVSVRGVRGVRDTVKIALGERGLVLRGDNGTGKSSIVEGIRWALLGEMPAAENEDYRTHLRAEGASEVSVELAPRGTIVLRDGTLDDEATTDEGRAFIDHCRRSRPFLRRAELLALLQGEPGQRFQYLAKFFDLAPVDSLERDLEKGLGERRARIEQLENAARRRLETVVEPVSWKGAAPAGVDELERYVLEEAARLGLARGDEGAPLDELAARAAATCGSGSQAARRSELHAAVTEADKMVPPDAPKTELEPLRSAELAATENGLQSLLEGALAHIETRPSRTDCPVCEQAIVSADLVARLKARLALLSDVQQATARVSALAEHWHEFLRALRRLEGVAGYPEPLDQLSRSRDLLERLDRETNLSWDIHGRLERVRTSLRRQHDAIPNDLRASEIESFRRCLERFVTERDGLLANESERAKLVAATGALQAVAVAVAAARKDLSALILEELSDAAGAIYERIHGADLDDVTESPRIKFTRQSKGLAKLEGRFAEKSVKEPKLLYSDGHLDTVGIAYFLAMQKLREREDPNGPRILVLDDVVLSVDMTHARALVSVLAERFSDYQVLIATHNQAFAELCKPLHLRRLHIRGWSLEAGPALADHVPGTSRLEQALATTGDVEGLAVVTRPVLEAFFKEASANFGVKLPFEASDLGFADYWDGLRPKLEKLSSTGRIPDVRAILGRLGDPLFLRNALGAHSNDWALVVSLKQAQTEARAALELIDALTCSACAAMVRLPNRRDENAPLACRCPRGAAPTLTVPFATKESA comes from the coding sequence ATGAAGCGTCTGCGGATCGCCTCCGTGAGCGTGCGCGGAGTGCGCGGGGTGCGGGACACGGTGAAGATCGCCCTTGGAGAGCGCGGGCTCGTGCTCCGAGGGGACAACGGCACCGGCAAGTCCTCCATCGTCGAAGGGATACGGTGGGCCCTGCTCGGAGAGATGCCGGCCGCGGAGAACGAGGACTATCGCACGCATCTCCGCGCGGAAGGCGCGAGCGAAGTGTCGGTCGAGTTGGCCCCGCGGGGGACGATCGTTCTCCGAGACGGCACGCTCGACGACGAGGCGACCACGGACGAGGGGCGCGCGTTCATCGACCACTGCCGCCGATCGCGACCGTTTCTACGGCGGGCCGAGCTGCTCGCGCTCTTGCAGGGAGAGCCCGGCCAAAGGTTCCAATACCTGGCGAAGTTCTTCGACCTGGCCCCCGTCGACAGCCTCGAGCGCGACCTCGAAAAGGGGCTCGGCGAGCGACGAGCACGCATCGAACAGCTCGAAAATGCGGCTCGCCGCCGTCTCGAGACGGTCGTCGAGCCTGTCTCGTGGAAGGGAGCTGCCCCGGCGGGAGTCGACGAGCTCGAGCGCTACGTGCTCGAAGAAGCAGCGCGGCTGGGGCTTGCGCGAGGCGATGAGGGCGCTCCTCTCGACGAGCTCGCGGCGAGGGCGGCCGCGACGTGTGGAAGCGGCTCCCAAGCGGCCCGCCGCAGCGAGCTCCACGCGGCCGTCACCGAGGCCGACAAGATGGTGCCGCCGGATGCTCCGAAGACCGAGCTCGAGCCCTTGAGGTCCGCCGAGCTTGCGGCGACCGAGAACGGACTCCAGTCTCTCCTCGAAGGTGCGCTCGCCCACATCGAGACGCGTCCCTCGCGCACCGACTGTCCGGTCTGCGAACAAGCCATCGTCTCGGCGGACCTCGTAGCCCGACTGAAGGCTCGCCTCGCGTTGCTGTCGGACGTTCAGCAGGCGACCGCGCGTGTGTCTGCCCTGGCCGAGCACTGGCATGAGTTCCTTCGGGCGCTCCGTCGCCTCGAGGGGGTAGCGGGGTATCCCGAGCCTTTGGATCAGCTTTCCCGTTCACGCGACCTCCTCGAGCGCCTCGACCGAGAGACGAACCTGTCTTGGGATATCCACGGCCGCCTCGAACGGGTACGAACGTCCCTCCGCAGGCAGCACGATGCGATCCCGAACGATCTGCGAGCGAGCGAAATCGAGAGCTTTCGGCGCTGCCTCGAGCGATTCGTCACGGAGCGGGACGGCCTTCTTGCAAACGAGTCGGAGCGGGCGAAGCTCGTCGCTGCGACCGGGGCACTTCAGGCGGTGGCCGTTGCCGTCGCGGCGGCCCGCAAGGACCTCTCTGCGCTGATCCTGGAGGAGCTCTCCGACGCGGCCGGTGCCATCTACGAGCGAATCCATGGGGCCGACCTGGACGACGTGACCGAGAGCCCGCGCATCAAGTTCACGCGGCAGAGCAAGGGGCTCGCGAAGCTCGAAGGCCGGTTCGCAGAGAAGAGCGTGAAGGAGCCCAAGCTCCTCTACTCGGACGGGCACCTCGATACCGTCGGTATTGCCTACTTCCTCGCGATGCAGAAGCTCCGCGAGCGAGAGGACCCGAATGGCCCGCGCATCCTCGTGCTCGACGACGTCGTGCTCTCGGTCGACATGACCCACGCACGGGCCCTCGTGAGTGTGCTCGCCGAGCGGTTCTCGGACTACCAGGTGCTCATCGCGACGCACAACCAAGCGTTCGCCGAGCTTTGCAAGCCGCTCCACCTCCGCCGCCTCCACATCCGAGGTTGGTCGCTCGAAGCAGGCCCCGCGCTCGCCGACCACGTGCCCGGCACGAGTCGCCTCGAGCAGGCGCTCGCAACTACGGGGGATGTCGAGGGCCTGGCCGTGGTGACACGCCCGGTGCTCGAGGCCTTCTTCAAGGAGGCGAGTGCCAACTTCGGCGTCAAGCTCCCTTTCGAGGCCTCGGACCTCGGCTTCGCAGACTACTGGGACGGCCTACGCCCCAAGCTCGAGAAGCTCTCGTCCACCGGGAGAATCCCTGACGTGCGAGCCATCCTCGGTCGGCTCGGAGACCCGCTCTTCTTGAGGAACGCGCTCGGCGCCCACTCCAACGACTGGGCTCTCGTCGTCTCGCTCAAACAAGCCCAGACCGAGGCTCGCGCGGCCCTCGAGCTCATCGACGCCCTGACCTGCTCCGCGTGCGCCGCGATGGTGCGCCTGCCCAATCGCCGCGACGAAAACGCCCCTCTCGCATGCCGGTGCCCACGCGGCGCCGCGCCGACCCTCACCGTCCCGTTCGCAACCAAGGAGTCTGCATGA